TCCTCTTTAAGTTTATAAAACTAGTTAagcacagtactgtatacatacaaaaaataaataaatatatactggATTATATTGTATTGTAAACACAGCACTTTATATACACCTGATTGTCTTGTTATTAGATAATAATGCACTTACAGTCTCCCACCCACTTGCTGGGGTCCAACATCAGATTGGTCTTTGCATTCTCCAGCTCCCTTTTCAGCTTTTCGTGCTTGGCCCGTAAATCCTTGATCTGCTGCTGTCTCTTCTCCAGCATTCTAAGGCGGGCATTGAAGTACTGCAAACCCTGCAAATGTAGGGCAGAAGCACAGTGATGAGTGAGGTGAACCCAGACCTGTACCGGTTACCTGTTAAACTCCATGTGGCCATTGTCAGTGGCAGGTGGACTAATTGATTCAAGGATTTAAGTTTGGTCGGATTAATTAATTGAGGTTCAATTTTGGCCTCTTCCTAGATGCATGTTTGCTCAGGTGATTAAAACGAGAGATCAAGTTCAGGATACTGAAAGCTTGAATTACAGGATTATCTTACCCTATCATGTGTGAGATTCAGATAAAATCaatgttaatatgttttaatcCACTTCCATCACACACTCTTAACTTTTATCCAACCACCACACATCTGAAAGTTGAGAAGTACTAAACAGTCAAcactatctcatggcaattcatacgtattttatgtattaattcgtacgaccacattcttttggggttaggggtggggttttgtTATTGGTTTTATGATTATCATACATTTTTGCATGATTAATTTCCTAGgaaactcataaaatatgtacagaTTCTTGTGGGATCAAGCTGAAACAGATCAGGTCTTAACAACAGGGATTCATGGATAGTAAGGAAGTAAGTTTTTTCcagtagtatttttgtcttgttttcagtagaaatatctaaaacttctataattaagatgcttttttgatgagcaaaatgaccttagaaaataagtctagtttatagacaaaaaacaatatacaatttaagtacatttaaacttaaaacactcaaaaatatctgccaatgggatgaataaaaatctaaaaataagttttctttttttcttaaacactttattaaggCAAAATttgctcaccccattggcagctaattttgcttgttttaagcacaaattcacttaaattgtatatttttggtctaaaacctagaattattttcttgggtcattttgctcatcaaaaaaatcttcttgatttaagaattttttgatatttctactaaaaacaagacaaaaatacaaagtaagaaagtcatttttgcagcgTATGTACttgctacactgcaaaaaattattttcaagaaaaaaaaatcttagtatttttgtcttgttttcagtaaaaatatataaaaattcttaaagtaAGATGctatttcttgatgagcaaaatgacccaaggaaataagtctaatttttagaccaaaaatatcaaatttaagtaattttgtgcataaaacaaacaaaaaaatctgcccaCTGTGTAagcaatttttcttgaatttagtgtttaagaaaaaatttcaagatttttcgCTTGCCCCACTggccaatttttttattaattatgcacaaaatcacttaaatattatatttttggtctaaaaactagacttattttcttgagtcgttttgctcatcaagaaaaagcaccttaatttaagaatttttagatatttttactgaaaacaagacaaaaatactaagaattgtatttcttaaaaatcattttttgcagtgtactgaCAAAACAATTACACATTTTATCTATGGATTGGCAACaatcaaacaaaaatgtattattaaatatttatttttttcttttgaaccATGCCCGCTTCTATGGCTATATTTATGGTGAGTGTCCGTATTTAATACATTCAAACGTATCATACACCATAtatatatagcaccaaaagtggttctttgctcgtaatcatagaagaaccatttttagtgccatatagcaccggtgaagcaccagtgaagcacctgtatagaaccatatagtgctatgtagaaccatatatgtggtgctatatggcccctatttggttctacacaggtgcttcactggtgcttcaacggtgctatatggcactaaaaacggttcttctatgattacgagcaaagaaccacttttggtgctatatagcaccgtttgtttttagagtgtaagccATTCTTGCAATTTCAACAGAACCTGTATGCTAGCCAGCTACACGATGATGCGTTGGTGAAAAATTTGCAACAACAATACCCAATGCAACACAGAAAagcaaatgtttacatttgcaaGGCAGATAAACACATATACATGATTAATGAACGTACAATGTAGTAACATTGCAGCAATGTCCCTATAGCACAAGTAACTGTTCTGTCAACAGGCCTAAAACTCTTGCAATGGCCCCGGGGCTATCAACCATTCTTAATGTCAAGCGGTGCAGATAATAAAAACGTATTCAAGCTGTTGTTACAGTACTCCCTCAGCAAATAGGAAATGATTCCACAATGAACAGTATATACATAAACATTCCATAGCAGTTATACAATCACCACCcatacagtatgtacagtatgtatacagattcacataaaacaatagaGTGAACAGCCTAATACTTCATGAACAAACTGCCAGACACAAATACTCAAATGGAGATTATTTTTccgtaattgaaaataaatcagGGCACCATTCGACTGGGTTAATGTCTTTCCCACACAATTGACTGTGTGATCAGGGTTGGAAACTCACAGGGAAGCAGTTAATGATCCATAGACGCACTGTGTGGAAAAGGCCATAAAGACTGATCAGGCGGGACCCAGATTGTGAAGCCACACCACATTCATCATGGGCTCCTCTGACCCCTTCccgctgctctctctctctctcttctccaATAATCTTTTTTCACTTCTCACTGTCCTATATCGCCAGTCATCCTTAACTAAAGCTATCAGTCCAATCCAAAGTCAATTAGTCAACTTAAGTAATTGTCCTAGAGATAAGCTTTAGTCCTGACAATTACACACCACAGGATGTCAGAGAAATTATGCTTTATCATTTTAGTCTAATTTTCTTTGCCTTTTTACTCTAGCATGTTGATGATACACGTGTAGGGTCATATGAAATTATATGGAGAGGCAGGGCAAGGTAAGGTAAGGTAAGGTAGAGTAGGGTAAAGTAGGGTAGGGTAGGGTAGGGTAGGGTAGGGCAAGTAAGGTAAGGTAAGGTAAGGTAGGGTAGGGTAGGGTATGGCAGGGCAGGCAAAGGCAGGGGAAGGTAAGGTAAGGTAAGGTAAGGTAAGGTAAGGTAAGACagggcaaggcaaggcaaggtaGGGTAGGGTAGGGTAGGGTAGGGTAGGGCAGGGTATGGTATGGCAGGGCAGGCAAAGGCAGGGGAAGGTAAGATAAGGTAAGGTAGGATAGGAAAGGTAGAAGGAAAGGATTGGATAGGGTATGGTAGGGTAGGGTAGGGTAAGGTAAGGTAAAGAAAGTTTCTACACATTCCACATACACATatagaaaataaagaaatagtaaaaacaacaataataataataaaaaaataaaaaatatatatttcaaaataaacaacagaggAGTAAATTCAGACTTCGGCATACAAAAAAAATCTCCAGTAATCTTACTTATCTACTCTTCAGTTTCAAAAGAGACATCAACAATATCTCAAACTATGCTTAGATTCGCAAAGATACCAAAgccagaaaataaaaaatactaagacatcAGTGAACTCTAACATCCCAGAAGTTAACACATAATTGAAATAACTGAGATCTCTATTAAATCTCCTGAGCATAAAAAATGCAACCTCTTCACCAATAAAATTTTCATGTGGGCTTACACATATACCATAATAAGAATTGATTTATAaagaataaatataaattagatgaatgtgtAATGCCTTTATTTCATCTACTAGCCTCAAGTCAtgcttttaataattttattatcGACTGCCACTGCACTGCCTGACACATAAACGACCCGAACACATTCTGTTATTTACCTATTGTCATTTTCTAGACCTTCCATATATACTGGAGCATCAAACCAGAATGAGCCATATTTCAGCAGAAATGACAAGACAGCAGAATAACACACAATTTATGTAGCATACACATAGCTATTTGCAAAGTTGCATAGTGACCAAAACCCACATGCAAAGCTTTCTATGACAATCATCTTACCTCTGCTATTCCTTCTTTGCCTCTCTGTAGTCGCTCCACATCATCAATCTCATACACTTTAATCTCAAAGGGCTCCTTCATGGTACCCCCGAGTGGTGGTAGATCCACCCACTGGCCTGCTGCACCAACTTTCCTGCCCAGGGAAGAGGTGTCGGGCAGGGGAGCAGGAATCAGCCGGCGTCGCTGCAGGCCTGGAGGGGTCACACATGGCAATGCTCTTCATGTGGGCCGAAGACGAACAGCAGAGTTTGTTGGcatgcttttaaatatgtatGAGGCCTGACAGTGGTTACAGCATTTACAGTGATTTCTGGGAAGCTGCAGCTCAGGCACAGGGTGATTACATATGCATTAGGAGCAAGACAGAATTATTTGTGCCAGCACTAAACATACTTAATTACCTGGGGTGTATAAATCTGAACAGACTAAACAACTACTCTGGCAAGAGGGTATATATATTATTGTATATTGCTTtgttttcagatttaaaagaaacattaaacactaagcAGTGAAAAACTCTAAACGTTAAGAAAACACTAAGCAACAACTATGGTCTTCGGAATTAAATAGCTAGATAATGACCTGCAATGTACTATAAATCATCTACATGAAGGAATTTAAACTGAtataagtaaatatttttttcattataaCATTCTTATTAATTAAGTAGATGGTGTTATTGCAAGAACACAGCAATCACATTACTCCTGAAATCTATGAGAGGAATATTCTCTTGAAATGGTCATCAGTGAATGAATAATGCACTGAGTGGCTTCACAGCAAAACCTACCATTGGCTCTCTTTTTTGGAGATTTTGAGGCCTTTGTTCGGCTGGACGTGGAAACTCCACTCTCACTCATGGAGTCATGGGCAGATGATGCACTACCTGTAGTTTCACTGTCCCTGATCATGCTTTCATAGCCACTGCTACCTCCACTGTGATAGAAAAGTGCAGTGCGCCCCATGGCTGGGGGCAGTTCACCACTTAGTACACTGCTGTTGTCACTACCATGACCACTACTGTAGCGTTGAGGGCGCCGAGGGGCAGTGATCTTGCTGTATGGAGAGGGCAGAGGAGCAGTTGGTGGTGTCTCACTGGAGGTTGATCTGGTATCACTGTTGCCATCTGCTGGATCAGAGCCTCTAAGATGTTTCTTGGAGCTTCCCACAGCTAATTCACTGACCCGACTGTTGGCTGCACGAACTGCTTGCTTTGTGCCCATAATAGTTCCCCTCCCTGGTTTACCATTGGAGCCTGTGACTGAGCGAGTTGTGGGCTTTCCGGTTGGAGGTAGATTGGTGTTCCGTGTTGCTGAGGCAGCAAGAAACTTAGCTGAGGAGCTAAGAGACTTTGAAGCACTGCTTGACAATGTTCTTCCCTTGTTGCCATTCCCAATAATGGCCTTGGGAGTTATACTGGCTTTTATCTGTCCAAGCTTAGAAATTCCACTGGTAGATGGAGGGGAAGTGAAAGTAGGTGTAGATATGGAAGTTGCAGGTTTTGGCACTATTTTACCAGATCTGCCAGTGCTGCTGATACTGACATTGCTGTTCTCCCTCGAGGTTCCTGGTCTTGAACCCATTGAGATTAAACTCTCACACCTTTCAAGGGACATGAGACTACCAAAATGCCTTCCATTGTCTCCTTTACCAGTGTGTGATCTGAGACTAGAAGCTGACGTCAGGCTTGATGATTTAAAGCTGAAGGATTCCACCCTAGCTTGAAGATTAAAGTCCTCCTCAGACACTGATACTTTAGAAGAAGAGGATCTTGTTCCATCGTTACCCACAGATTTTAAGGCACTAGGAGACAACAAAATTCGTGTCCTCTGGTCCAGACTAGACTTTCGAACAGGTGGAGCAGGGGGTGACATGCTTCCAGACCTAGGGAGCATACTACTCTTTTGTCCATTAACTCTCTTTCCTAGTGATGAGAATTTCAGGCTGCTACTTGTTTGTGAGGCATCATTGCCCCATTTCATCTCAGGGGAGCTTTGGGGTACTGAGACCATGCCAAGAGTGGTGGCTCCTCGTTTGAGCTGAGGCATCTTGCTCAGATCCCCTTTCCTAACACTGGATTTTTCACAACCATCTACAATCCTTTGAGATGTGGATGACACAGGAATTTTGGGAGGACGAGGTATACTGCTGCTATTCCCACTTGCCTTTCTGGATGGAATTCCACTCATGCCATTTCTGGGTGGTTTGCTGGCAGAGGTAAACTCAGCATTTCTGGCTGAGTGTAACCCACCACTGGTGTGATGGCCCCGCTGTTCATCTATTCTACTCTCTTGGCGTTGGAGCTCATGGCCATAACTACTGCTAGAGGGTGACATTTGTGTGTTCTTTCTGGGGAGTGTAGAGTGCGAAGTGATGGGTCTATTATATCTCATTGACTTTGTACCACTCAGGGATGCTTTGGTACTGTCATGAGTTAGTGGGCACTTGGACGATTTGTCAGAATCATAGTCTAGTTCTGAAaaacaaattccactgtcacctAATGAACTATTTGTTCTTTGTTGGGTGTAAGATGCACCATGTAAACTACCAGGTAAATCAAACATGGAGCTGCTTTCTTGTCCCCTGCGCAAACCTTTTGATGAGACATTTTTTTCCGAAATCGTCTGAACTCTGCTTGGTGCACCAATATTTGTCTTGCAAGACCAGGAGCTGATTGAAGACTGTGTAGTGGTGTGTCCAGCTGTAAGTTTTTCTTGTGACTTTGAAGCAGCAGCTTGGTTAAGATGGGAACTGCTCATCTGAGATGTATAGGCATCAAACTCATCATTGATGCTGCTGATAATGCTAACAGGCCGTGAGCCAGAAGCCAGAGCCTGCAAAGAACAGTCACTGTTAAAGCTAATGATACTAGAAGGTCGCCCATTGTCTGGAACCAAACTCACAGGCAGCTCTTCAACCACAGTAAACACCAGCTCATCTTCTCCATTAAGCTCCACAGGCTGCTGAAGTGTGATTGTAGTTCTTAAAACATCCCTATCATAGCACCTGTTCCTCAAAGCAGAGCGTAGATGGCTCACCTCCATAGGACTTCTACTAGAGTGATGGGCTTTGTCAAGAATTTGGGAGCCACTTTGTTCTCCTTGTCTTAGGGCTTGTTGGCTCATACCCACTGGGGGTGTGCGTGTGGCTAAGACAGACTCTGTATTTGACCTTGAGATGTTCTGCATGGAGGAAGTGGCATTGGATTTTTGTAAAGGCTCTTTGCTGAGGTGAACCTTTTCTCTTACAACAGGCTCAGAATCTTGCCTTAAAGTCTTGTTGCCATCAGATGTCACAGGTTGTAGGTGTCCGGGCTTTTGAATAGAAGACATGGCTGTTCTGGTGGATACAGATGTCCCGTCTGACACATTGTCTATTCCACTTTTAGAGGCTATTTGTTGGCCTTTTCCCTCACTGGTGGAAACATATGAGCTCTCACTGCCATCAATACAATCAAGCCGTTCTTGTAACTCTGCAAAGGTGTTGCATTTGAGATGGTCCCCATCAGACTTGGGTCCCTCTTTAACACGCTTCTTGTTCAGAGAGGGAATGATAGGAACAAATGCTGGGGGGCCTTCATTGTCGCTGAGTTCACGATCAGAAATATGTGCCCCACCAGGCCCCACATAGATTACTGTATCACACGAGTGCTCACTGCTGGAGGAGTAATCAGGGTCACTGGACAACATCGCAGGGTGATCCGGGTCAAGAGCCACAGTCCGAGGGTGGAATGGTCTTCGTCTGATGCGTTCTTCTTCACAGGAGCTCTCCCCTCCGGAGGAGCTTGATGCATACTGCATAAAATAACATACCACACTGATATCAATATACCTTTGCGACGTTTAGCTGTCTAAAATCAATTCTGAGATGCATCCCCTCATTACAAACTGCATGTCAATATCAACAAAGGTTAAAAGTGCACAGCAAAGGGGAGACTCAAAATAGTTGTCAATACAATTCACTGGCTTATAAGTTATGCATGCTAAGGATTTTCCCTGATCTATAAAActaatgtattttgtaaaattggttTAATTATGGTTTAAATTGCCTCAGTAATGGGGGAAGTGTCATATGGTTCTCCTCTGAAGCAAATGCATtgataaaacacacacaggtcATTGAGAAATTttgcatttgcatttgtttCTCTGACAAATAATTACACGTTAATGGCTATGAtcaaaaaaataagttatttagAAATGTCATTTCAAAAAAGTTGA
The nucleotide sequence above comes from Paramisgurnus dabryanus chromosome 12, PD_genome_1.1, whole genome shotgun sequence. Encoded proteins:
- the kif26aa gene encoding kinesin-like protein KIF26A isoform X1; amino-acid sequence: MALHDSPQDSGNVQQRRTPVELDTLLLDTDVVFGLSSHYLKRKQKVVETSTSIQSVHSQAFNPRKRLHSTEEVQCGSRPNPEGAGGSVSVTELRQSEHGRENLCQRCQTIANDLNRQALELAEPGTLKDPSFAAFIHDKLQTLEWPLRGFGAQIICEVCGTSLHHLRRLALHSALGLALNDMPDLQPGPLSGLLPPRVASHSAISSHASWDWPTQGSLTASSQPLTEHLCPLNTEKQQKTGWNQDGASRVGGKRTCLATVTPLPVHPQHYLEGVWRVTRASDHIRSLGHSVEKDSLGADSSRPSPASALSTVSSSGRKPPHHDKPAIPVAPQTSSAASFLLRAAQKLNLSKRKKPQPLPPSPPDPEEPFFYTDGFSAALQLSPPPVPPCLLRAGSKVKDSPGMGKVKVMVRICPAKGSRDTSESMSFLKVDAHKKQLTFCEPPASTRSAAASAPKMFSFDAVFAQDASQAEVCSGTVAEVIQSVVNGADGCIFCFGQANLGKTFTMIGKDSSTQSLGVAPCAISWLFKLIEERKEKAGTRFSVRVSAVEICGREEVLRDLLADFSAGTSQDSEGAGVSLREDPVCGSQLQNQSELRAYSAERAAFLLDTALAARSTNKSDCREEDRRNSHMLFTLHISQCRLEKSSKTGMSGGRSRLHLLDLGSCESDPSQSRDGGRGQCLSLSALGNVILALANGAKHVPYRDSKLTMLLMESLGNINCRTTMIAHISDSPANYAESLTTVQLASRIHRMRKKKSKYASSSSGGESSCEEERIRRRPFHPRTVALDPDHPAMLSSDPDYSSSSEHSCDTVIYVGPGGAHISDRELSDNEGPPAFVPIIPSLNKKRVKEGPKSDGDHLKCNTFAELQERLDCIDGSESSYVSTSEGKGQQIASKSGIDNVSDGTSVSTRTAMSSIQKPGHLQPVTSDGNKTLRQDSEPVVREKVHLSKEPLQKSNATSSMQNISRSNTESVLATRTPPVGMSQQALRQGEQSGSQILDKAHHSSRSPMEVSHLRSALRNRCYDRDVLRTTITLQQPVELNGEDELVFTVVEELPVSLVPDNGRPSSIISFNSDCSLQALASGSRPVSIISSINDEFDAYTSQMSSSHLNQAAASKSQEKLTAGHTTTQSSISSWSCKTNIGAPSRVQTISEKNVSSKGLRRGQESSSMFDLPGSLHGASYTQQRTNSSLGDSGICFSELDYDSDKSSKCPLTHDSTKASLSGTKSMRYNRPITSHSTLPRKNTQMSPSSSSYGHELQRQESRIDEQRGHHTSGGLHSARNAEFTSASKPPRNGMSGIPSRKASGNSSSIPRPPKIPVSSTSQRIVDGCEKSSVRKGDLSKMPQLKRGATTLGMVSVPQSSPEMKWGNDASQTSSSLKFSSLGKRVNGQKSSMLPRSGSMSPPAPPVRKSSLDQRTRILLSPSALKSVGNDGTRSSSSKVSVSEEDFNLQARVESFSFKSSSLTSASSLRSHTGKGDNGRHFGSLMSLERCESLISMGSRPGTSRENSNVSISSTGRSGKIVPKPATSISTPTFTSPPSTSGISKLGQIKASITPKAIIGNGNKGRTLSSSASKSLSSSAKFLAASATRNTNLPPTGKPTTRSVTGSNGKPGRGTIMGTKQAVRAANSRVSELAVGSSKKHLRGSDPADGNSDTRSTSSETPPTAPLPSPYSKITAPRRPQRYSSGHGSDNSSVLSGELPPAMGRTALFYHSGGSSGYESMIRDSETTGSASSAHDSMSESGVSTSSRTKASKSPKKRANGLQRRRLIPAPLPDTSSLGRKVGAAGQWVDLPPLGGTMKEPFEIKVYEIDDVERLQRGKEGIAEGLQYFNARLRMLEKRQQQIKDLRAKHEKLKRELENAKTNLMLDPSKWVGDFDVDPDLDQESQDYLEALAQATGELEYCVNLCKSRVMMETCFDIAVPTIPGPSTQQEMEV
- the kif26aa gene encoding kinesin-like protein KIF26A isoform X2; protein product: MRSNYWVPGEAHRQDFRRFTVVETSTSIQSVHSQAFNPRKRLHSTEEVQCGSRPNPEGAGGSVSVTELRQSEHGRENLCQRCQTIANDLNRQALELAEPGTLKDPSFAAFIHDKLQTLEWPLRGFGAQIICEVCGTSLHHLRRLALHSALGLALNDMPDLQPGPLSGLLPPRVASHSAISSHASWDWPTQGSLTASSQPLTEHLCPLNTEKQQKTGWNQDGASRVGGKRTCLATVTPLPVHPQHYLEGVWRVTRASDHIRSLGHSVEKDSLGADSSRPSPASALSTVSSSGRKPPHHDKPAIPVAPQTSSAASFLLRAAQKLNLSKRKKPQPLPPSPPDPEEPFFYTDGFSAALQLSPPPVPPCLLRAGSKVKDSPGMGKVKVMVRICPAKGSRDTSESMSFLKVDAHKKQLTFCEPPASTRSAAASAPKMFSFDAVFAQDASQAEVCSGTVAEVIQSVVNGADGCIFCFGQANLGKTFTMIGKDSSTQSLGVAPCAISWLFKLIEERKEKAGTRFSVRVSAVEICGREEVLRDLLADFSAGTSQDSEGAGVSLREDPVCGSQLQNQSELRAYSAERAAFLLDTALAARSTNKSDCREEDRRNSHMLFTLHISQCRLEKSSKTGMSGGRSRLHLLDLGSCESDPSQSRDGGRGQCLSLSALGNVILALANGAKHVPYRDSKLTMLLMESLGNINCRTTMIAHISDSPANYAESLTTVQLASRIHRMRKKKSKYASSSSGGESSCEEERIRRRPFHPRTVALDPDHPAMLSSDPDYSSSSEHSCDTVIYVGPGGAHISDRELSDNEGPPAFVPIIPSLNKKRVKEGPKSDGDHLKCNTFAELQERLDCIDGSESSYVSTSEGKGQQIASKSGIDNVSDGTSVSTRTAMSSIQKPGHLQPVTSDGNKTLRQDSEPVVREKVHLSKEPLQKSNATSSMQNISRSNTESVLATRTPPVGMSQQALRQGEQSGSQILDKAHHSSRSPMEVSHLRSALRNRCYDRDVLRTTITLQQPVELNGEDELVFTVVEELPVSLVPDNGRPSSIISFNSDCSLQALASGSRPVSIISSINDEFDAYTSQMSSSHLNQAAASKSQEKLTAGHTTTQSSISSWSCKTNIGAPSRVQTISEKNVSSKGLRRGQESSSMFDLPGSLHGASYTQQRTNSSLGDSGICFSELDYDSDKSSKCPLTHDSTKASLSGTKSMRYNRPITSHSTLPRKNTQMSPSSSSYGHELQRQESRIDEQRGHHTSGGLHSARNAEFTSASKPPRNGMSGIPSRKASGNSSSIPRPPKIPVSSTSQRIVDGCEKSSVRKGDLSKMPQLKRGATTLGMVSVPQSSPEMKWGNDASQTSSSLKFSSLGKRVNGQKSSMLPRSGSMSPPAPPVRKSSLDQRTRILLSPSALKSVGNDGTRSSSSKVSVSEEDFNLQARVESFSFKSSSLTSASSLRSHTGKGDNGRHFGSLMSLERCESLISMGSRPGTSRENSNVSISSTGRSGKIVPKPATSISTPTFTSPPSTSGISKLGQIKASITPKAIIGNGNKGRTLSSSASKSLSSSAKFLAASATRNTNLPPTGKPTTRSVTGSNGKPGRGTIMGTKQAVRAANSRVSELAVGSSKKHLRGSDPADGNSDTRSTSSETPPTAPLPSPYSKITAPRRPQRYSSGHGSDNSSVLSGELPPAMGRTALFYHSGGSSGYESMIRDSETTGSASSAHDSMSESGVSTSSRTKASKSPKKRANGLQRRRLIPAPLPDTSSLGRKVGAAGQWVDLPPLGGTMKEPFEIKVYEIDDVERLQRGKEGIAEGLQYFNARLRMLEKRQQQIKDLRAKHEKLKRELENAKTNLMLDPSKWVGDFDVDPDLDQESQDYLEALAQATGELEYCVNLCKSRVMMETCFDIAVPTIPGPSTQQEMEV
- the kif26aa gene encoding kinesin-like protein KIF26A isoform X3; protein product: MDWRELAAQKLNLSKRKKPQPLPPSPPDPEEPFFYTDGFSAALQLSPPPVPPCLLRAGSKVKDSPGMGKVKVMVRICPAKGSRDTSESMSFLKVDAHKKQLTFCEPPASTRSAAASAPKMFSFDAVFAQDASQAEVCSGTVAEVIQSVVNGADGCIFCFGQANLGKTFTMIGKDSSTQSLGVAPCAISWLFKLIEERKEKAGTRFSVRVSAVEICGREEVLRDLLADFSAGTSQDSEGAGVSLREDPVCGSQLQNQSELRAYSAERAAFLLDTALAARSTNKSDCREEDRRNSHMLFTLHISQCRLEKSSKTGMSGGRSRLHLLDLGSCESDPSQSRDGGRGQCLSLSALGNVILALANGAKHVPYRDSKLTMLLMESLGNINCRTTMIAHISDSPANYAESLTTVQLASRIHRMRKKKSKYASSSSGGESSCEEERIRRRPFHPRTVALDPDHPAMLSSDPDYSSSSEHSCDTVIYVGPGGAHISDRELSDNEGPPAFVPIIPSLNKKRVKEGPKSDGDHLKCNTFAELQERLDCIDGSESSYVSTSEGKGQQIASKSGIDNVSDGTSVSTRTAMSSIQKPGHLQPVTSDGNKTLRQDSEPVVREKVHLSKEPLQKSNATSSMQNISRSNTESVLATRTPPVGMSQQALRQGEQSGSQILDKAHHSSRSPMEVSHLRSALRNRCYDRDVLRTTITLQQPVELNGEDELVFTVVEELPVSLVPDNGRPSSIISFNSDCSLQALASGSRPVSIISSINDEFDAYTSQMSSSHLNQAAASKSQEKLTAGHTTTQSSISSWSCKTNIGAPSRVQTISEKNVSSKGLRRGQESSSMFDLPGSLHGASYTQQRTNSSLGDSGICFSELDYDSDKSSKCPLTHDSTKASLSGTKSMRYNRPITSHSTLPRKNTQMSPSSSSYGHELQRQESRIDEQRGHHTSGGLHSARNAEFTSASKPPRNGMSGIPSRKASGNSSSIPRPPKIPVSSTSQRIVDGCEKSSVRKGDLSKMPQLKRGATTLGMVSVPQSSPEMKWGNDASQTSSSLKFSSLGKRVNGQKSSMLPRSGSMSPPAPPVRKSSLDQRTRILLSPSALKSVGNDGTRSSSSKVSVSEEDFNLQARVESFSFKSSSLTSASSLRSHTGKGDNGRHFGSLMSLERCESLISMGSRPGTSRENSNVSISSTGRSGKIVPKPATSISTPTFTSPPSTSGISKLGQIKASITPKAIIGNGNKGRTLSSSASKSLSSSAKFLAASATRNTNLPPTGKPTTRSVTGSNGKPGRGTIMGTKQAVRAANSRVSELAVGSSKKHLRGSDPADGNSDTRSTSSETPPTAPLPSPYSKITAPRRPQRYSSGHGSDNSSVLSGELPPAMGRTALFYHSGGSSGYESMIRDSETTGSASSAHDSMSESGVSTSSRTKASKSPKKRANGLQRRRLIPAPLPDTSSLGRKVGAAGQWVDLPPLGGTMKEPFEIKVYEIDDVERLQRGKEGIAEGLQYFNARLRMLEKRQQQIKDLRAKHEKLKRELENAKTNLMLDPSKWVGDFDVDPDLDQESQDYLEALAQATGELEYCVNLCKSRVMMETCFDIAVPTIPGPSTQQEMEV